Sequence from the Corallococcus sp. EGB genome:
GGGATGCCCATCTGGCGGCACGTCTGGTGGAGTGACTCCTTGGCGCGGGCGCCCGCGATGTCGATGACCTCCACCACGTAGTCCACCTGCGGCAGGCCGCCCTGGCCCTGGAGCACCTGGGCCACGTTGGCGTCGGTGATGCCCTCCCTCACCTTGTGCACGCGCAGGTCCGGGTGGATGTCCCGGCACATGCGCTCCACCACGTCCACCTTGTACTGGCCCAGGGTGCTCTCGAAGCAGCCCACCTGCCGGTTGACGTTGTGGCGTTCGTAGACGTCGAAGTCCGCGAGCGTCAGGCAGCCGAAGCCCAGGCGCGCCAGGTCCACGGCGCACTGGCCTCCGGCGCCGCCCACGCCGGCGACGAGCACGTGGGTGGTGGCGAGCCTGTCCATGGTCTGCGGGTGGAGGACGCCCAGGTTGCGCTGGAAGCGGGGGTTCACTTTCGTCATGGAGGGGCCTCCCTACTTGCGCATGCAGACGTAGAAGTTCTCGCCGTAGTAGTCGTCGCCGTCGGCCACCAGCACCTCGCTGAAGCCCGCCTTCTCCAGGAGCTTCACGGCCTGGTCCGTGTCCAGGAAGGTGACCATCTCGTTGGGGTCCGTGGTGAGCCGCTGGGCGCAGGTGCGGTGGTGGCTCACCGCGCGCTGGAGCTCTTGCGTCCACCGGCCCTGCGCCTCCCACTCCTGGATGGAGTTGCGCAGCACCAGCTCCAGGTTGGGCCGGGGGCGCTTGTTGCTCGTCATGCACAGCACGCCGCCGGGCTTCAGGTGCGTCCAGGCCTCGCGCAGCACGGCCTCCGGGTCGCGCACGTAGAAGAGGACGTTGTTCATCACCACCGCGTCCGCGGCCCCCTCCACCTCCAGCGGGAACGACGTCACGTCCCCGGGCAGGATCGTCCAGCGGGCGCGCACCGCCTCCGGCTCCGAGTCCCGCCGGCGCATCGCCAGCGCGAGCATGGCCTCGTTGTTGTCGAAGCCGACCACGCGCTGGCCCCGGCGCACCATCGGCTCGCTCACGAGCCCCGTGCCGCACCCCGCGTCGATGACGTAGGCCCGCTCCCGGGTGTCTCGGAGGATCTTGTCACGCTGCCGCTGGTAGCACGGCAGCTCGGGGATCATCTGATCATAGCTGTGCGCGAAGTCATTCCAGATGTTGTCGACGAAGACGGTCTCGGGCATGGGTCCTCCCCCTCGATGGGGAGTCAGGGTGAGAACAGGTGTTGTCTCCCGTCCCGCGGCCCCCCGGCGATTGCCCCACCGTCTTCCCCTACCATCCA
This genomic interval carries:
- a CDS encoding ThiF family adenylyltransferase; translation: MTKVNPRFQRNLGVLHPQTMDRLATTHVLVAGVGGAGGQCAVDLARLGFGCLTLADFDVYERHNVNRQVGCFESTLGQYKVDVVERMCRDIHPDLRVHKVREGITDANVAQVLQGQGGLPQVDYVVEVIDIAGARAKESLHQTCRQMGIPIMTGLMLGFGAALHVFQPDAPLYEELFILPDGRIDLPKIIPHLGSYMLQEYMDACYQGKGHAPTCVIGATTAAGLMVSEIMRGVMLGARAMVSWPEYLYVDLFDHRYVRGSVGAALPARPVGQGARG
- a CDS encoding class I SAM-dependent methyltransferase, whose protein sequence is MPETVFVDNIWNDFAHSYDQMIPELPCYQRQRDKILRDTRERAYVIDAGCGTGLVSEPMVRRGQRVVGFDNNEAMLALAMRRRDSEPEAVRARWTILPGDVTSFPLEVEGAADAVVMNNVLFYVRDPEAVLREAWTHLKPGGVLCMTSNKRPRPNLELVLRNSIQEWEAQGRWTQELQRAVSHHRTCAQRLTTDPNEMVTFLDTDQAVKLLEKAGFSEVLVADGDDYYGENFYVCMRK